The following coding sequences lie in one Pseudomonas sp. B33.4 genomic window:
- a CDS encoding methyl-accepting chemotaxis protein has protein sequence MIKAKTGKPAEGSRSRSQIIVLFIALIVFIMLLFANFAYLNTQANYDKQYIGHAGELRVLSQRIAKNATEAAAGKAAAFKLLSDARNDFAQRWGYLKKGDPATGLPPAPATVRPEMRAVQLDWERLLKNTDAILSSEQTVLSLHQVAATLAETVPQLQIEYEKVVEILLQRGAPAAQVAMAQRQSLLAERILGAVNTVLAGDENSQQAADAFGRDATRFGQVLNGMLQGNPALKISQVEDRDARARLSEISELFQFVSGSVDEILETSPELFKVRESASNIFSLSQTLLDEASHLATRFENLAGGRNTDTIGGYVLGLLALASIILIGLVMVRETNRQLRETAEKNERNQNAIMRLLDEIEDLADGDLTVTASVTEDFTGTIADSINYSVDQLRDLVATINLTAGQVAAAVQETQATAMHLAQASEHQAQQISEASTAISDMAESIDQVSANAAESSAVAERSVEIANKGNEVVHNTIHGMDNIREQIQDTAKRIKRLGESSQEIGDIVSLIDDIADQTNILALNAAIQASMAGDAGRGFAVVADEVQRLAERSSAATRQIETLVRAIQTDTNEAVISMEQTTTEVVRGARLAQDAGVALEEIEGVSKTLAALIQSISNAAQQQTTSAGQISLTMNVIQQITSQTSSGSTATAESIGNLTKMASQLRRSVSGFTLPAATDKA, from the coding sequence ATGATAAAAGCAAAAACAGGCAAGCCGGCGGAAGGATCGCGCAGTCGCTCGCAGATCATCGTGCTGTTCATCGCACTGATCGTGTTCATCATGCTGCTGTTCGCCAACTTCGCTTACCTCAATACCCAGGCGAACTACGACAAGCAGTACATCGGCCATGCCGGTGAGCTGCGCGTGCTCTCGCAACGCATCGCCAAAAACGCCACCGAAGCCGCCGCCGGCAAAGCTGCCGCGTTCAAGCTGCTCAGCGATGCGCGCAACGATTTCGCCCAGCGCTGGGGTTACCTGAAGAAGGGCGATCCGGCCACCGGCCTGCCTCCCGCCCCGGCCACTGTGCGCCCGGAAATGCGCGCCGTGCAGCTCGACTGGGAACGCCTGCTGAAAAACACCGACGCGATTCTTTCCAGCGAACAGACGGTGCTGTCTTTGCACCAGGTCGCCGCGACCCTGGCTGAAACCGTGCCGCAGTTGCAGATCGAATACGAAAAAGTCGTCGAAATCCTCCTCCAGCGCGGTGCCCCGGCCGCGCAGGTCGCCATGGCCCAGCGTCAGTCGCTGCTAGCGGAACGCATCCTCGGCGCGGTCAACACCGTGCTCGCCGGTGACGAAAACTCGCAGCAAGCCGCCGATGCCTTTGGCCGCGATGCCACCCGTTTCGGCCAAGTGCTCAACGGCATGCTGCAAGGCAACCCGGCGCTGAAAATCAGCCAGGTCGAAGACCGCGACGCCCGTGCGCGTTTGAGCGAAATCTCCGAGCTGTTCCAGTTTGTATCCGGCTCCGTCGATGAAATCCTCGAAACCTCGCCGGAGCTGTTCAAGGTTCGTGAATCGGCGAGCAACATCTTCAGCCTCTCGCAAACCCTGCTCGACGAAGCCTCGCACCTGGCCACTCGCTTCGAGAACCTTGCCGGCGGACGCAATACCGACACCATCGGTGGCTACGTCCTCGGTTTGCTGGCGCTGGCCTCGATCATCCTTATCGGTTTGGTGATGGTCCGTGAAACCAACCGGCAACTGCGCGAAACCGCCGAGAAGAACGAGCGCAACCAGAACGCGATCATGCGTCTGCTCGATGAAATCGAAGACCTCGCTGACGGCGACCTCACCGTGACCGCTTCGGTGACCGAAGACTTCACCGGCACCATCGCCGATTCGATCAACTATTCCGTCGACCAATTGCGTGATCTCGTCGCGACGATCAACCTCACCGCCGGCCAGGTCGCCGCAGCGGTGCAGGAAACCCAGGCCACCGCCATGCATCTGGCGCAGGCCTCGGAGCATCAGGCCCAGCAGATTTCCGAAGCCTCGACGGCGATCAGCGACATGGCCGAATCCATCGATCAGGTCTCGGCCAACGCCGCCGAGTCTTCAGCGGTAGCCGAGCGCTCCGTGGAAATCGCCAACAAGGGCAACGAGGTGGTGCATAACACCATCCACGGCATGGACAACATTCGCGAGCAGATTCAGGACACCGCCAAACGCATCAAGCGTCTGGGCGAGTCGTCGCAGGAAATCGGCGACATTGTCAGCCTGATCGACGACATTGCTGACCAGACCAACATCCTCGCCCTCAACGCGGCGATTCAGGCGTCGATGGCCGGTGATGCCGGACGCGGTTTTGCCGTCGTCGCCGACGAAGTGCAGCGGCTGGCCGAACGCTCGTCCGCCGCCACCCGACAGATCGAAACCCTGGTGCGGGCGATTCAGACCGACACCAACGAAGCCGTGATTTCCATGGAACAGACCACCACCGAAGTGGTGCGCGGCGCGCGACTGGCGCAGGATGCCGGTGTGGCCCTGGAAGAAATCGAAGGCGTGTCGAAGACCCTCGCGGCGCTGATTCAAAGCATCTCCAACGCGGCGCAGCAGCAGACGACTTCCGCCGGGCAGATCTCGCTGACGATGAATGTGATCCAGCAGATCACCTCGCAAACCTCGTCCGGCTCCACGGCCACCGCCGAGAGCATCGGCAACCTGACGAAAATGGCCAGTCAGTTGCGGCGTTCGGTGTCCGGGTTCACCTTGCCGGCGGCGACAGATAAAGCGTGA
- a CDS encoding chemotaxis protein CheW, with protein MSESLTAFELLWQIDQRCRLLAADLPSQPARQDRWSGIGFRLGEHWYVAPMGEVSEVLHEPRFTQLPGVKPWVKGVANLRGRLLPIMDLCGFFGHELSPLRKQRRVLVVEHGDVFAGLMVDEVIGLQHFEQDSFEPISISKRQGSKAEFVKGYFRREQNWRVFSLFALAKSPVFMSVAI; from the coding sequence ATGAGCGAATCGCTGACCGCCTTCGAACTGCTCTGGCAAATCGACCAGCGCTGCCGCTTGCTGGCGGCGGACCTGCCGTCGCAACCGGCGCGCCAGGATCGCTGGAGCGGCATCGGCTTTCGCCTTGGCGAGCATTGGTATGTGGCACCGATGGGCGAAGTCAGCGAAGTGCTGCACGAACCGCGCTTCACTCAATTGCCCGGGGTCAAGCCGTGGGTCAAGGGCGTGGCTAACCTGCGCGGGCGGCTGCTGCCGATCATGGATCTGTGCGGCTTCTTCGGCCATGAACTGTCGCCGTTGCGTAAACAGCGGCGGGTCTTGGTGGTCGAGCACGGCGACGTGTTTGCCGGGTTGATGGTCGATGAGGTTATTGGTCTGCAGCATTTCGAGCAGGACAGCTTCGAACCGATCTCGATCAGCAAGCGCCAGGGCTCCAAGGCCGAGTTCGTCAAAGGCTATTTTCGGCGCGAGCAGAACTGGCGGGTGTTCAGCCTGTTTGCCCTGGCCAAATCCCCGGTGTTCATGAGCGTCGCGATATAG
- the pilH gene encoding twitching motility response regulator PilH produces MARILIVDDSPTEMYKLTGMLEKHGHEVLKAENGADGVALARQEKPDAVLMDIVMPGLNGFQATRQLTKDADTSHIPVIIITTKDQETDKVWGTRQGAKDYLTKPVDEDTLIKTLNNVLKG; encoded by the coding sequence ATGGCACGTATCCTGATCGTCGATGATTCGCCGACTGAAATGTACAAACTCACCGGCATGCTCGAAAAGCACGGCCATGAAGTGCTCAAGGCCGAAAACGGCGCCGACGGCGTGGCCCTGGCCCGTCAGGAAAAACCTGACGCGGTGCTGATGGACATCGTCATGCCCGGCCTCAACGGTTTTCAGGCCACTCGCCAGTTGACCAAGGACGCCGACACCAGCCACATCCCGGTGATCATCATCACCACCAAGGATCAGGAAACCGACAAGGTCTGGGGCACCCGTCAGGGCGCCAAGGATTACCTGACCAAACCGGTCGACGAAGACACCCTGATCAAGACCCTGAATAACGTGCTCAAAGGCTGA
- the pilG gene encoding twitching motility response regulator PilG translates to MEQQSSALKVMVIDDSKTIRRTAETLLKNVGCEVITAIDGFDALAKIADNHPGIIFVDIMMPRLDGYQTCALIKNNSAFKATPVIMLSSRDGLFDKAKGRIVGSDQFLTKPFSKEELLNAIQAHVPGFAAVLPQ, encoded by the coding sequence ATGGAACAGCAGTCCAGCGCCTTGAAGGTCATGGTCATCGACGACTCGAAAACGATTCGTCGCACCGCCGAAACCTTGTTGAAGAATGTCGGGTGCGAAGTAATCACGGCGATCGACGGTTTCGACGCTTTGGCGAAGATCGCCGACAACCATCCCGGGATCATTTTTGTCGACATCATGATGCCGCGTCTGGATGGTTATCAGACCTGCGCTTTAATCAAGAACAACAGTGCGTTCAAGGCCACACCGGTGATCATGTTGTCATCGCGAGACGGGCTGTTCGACAAGGCCAAGGGGCGGATTGTCGGTTCTGATCAGTTTTTGACCAAGCCGTTCAGCAAGGAAGAGCTGCTCAACGCGATCCAGGCCCATGTTCCGGGCTTCGCCGCCGTTTTGCCGCAGTAA
- the gshB gene encoding glutathione synthase, which translates to MSVRVGIVMDPIASISYKKDSSLAMLLAAQKRGWELFYMEQRDLYQGEGQARARMRPLKVFANPEKWFELDAEQDNLLSDLDVILMRKDPPFDMEFVYSTYLLEQAETAGVLVVNKPQSLRDCNEKLFATLFPQCTPPTVVSRRADVLREFAAKHGDVILKPLDGMGGTSIFRHRAGDPNLSVILETLTALGGQQIMGQAYLPAIKDGDKRILMIDGEPVDYCLARIPAQGETRGNLAAGGRGEARPLTEKDRWIAAQVGPTLREKGLLFVGLDVIGESLTEINVTSPTCIREIDNAFGTDIGGLLMDAIESKLQANSRTPQA; encoded by the coding sequence ATGAGCGTTCGCGTCGGGATTGTCATGGACCCTATCGCCAGCATCTCCTATAAAAAGGATAGCTCGCTGGCCATGCTGCTGGCCGCGCAAAAGCGCGGCTGGGAACTGTTCTATATGGAACAGCGCGACCTGTATCAGGGCGAAGGTCAGGCACGGGCGCGCATGAGGCCGCTGAAAGTCTTCGCCAACCCGGAAAAATGGTTCGAACTGGACGCCGAGCAGGACAACCTGCTGAGCGATCTGGACGTGATCCTGATGCGCAAGGATCCGCCGTTCGACATGGAGTTCGTCTACTCCACCTACCTGCTCGAACAGGCCGAAACCGCTGGCGTGCTGGTGGTGAACAAGCCGCAGAGCCTGCGCGACTGCAATGAAAAGCTATTCGCCACGCTGTTCCCGCAGTGCACGCCGCCGACCGTGGTCAGCCGTCGCGCCGACGTGCTGCGTGAATTCGCCGCCAAGCACGGCGACGTGATCCTCAAGCCGCTGGACGGCATGGGCGGCACTTCTATTTTCCGTCATCGCGCGGGCGATCCGAACCTGTCGGTGATCCTGGAAACCCTGACCGCCCTCGGTGGCCAGCAGATCATGGGCCAGGCTTACCTGCCGGCAATCAAGGACGGCGACAAACGCATCCTGATGATCGACGGCGAGCCGGTGGATTACTGCCTGGCGCGGATTCCGGCACAGGGCGAAACCCGTGGCAACCTCGCTGCCGGTGGCCGTGGTGAAGCGCGTCCGCTGACTGAAAAGGATCGCTGGATCGCCGCTCAGGTCGGCCCGACCTTGCGCGAAAAAGGCCTGCTGTTCGTCGGTCTCGATGTGATCGGTGAAAGCCTCACCGAAATCAACGTCACCAGCCCGACCTGCATCCGTGAAATCGACAATGCCTTTGGCACTGACATTGGCGGCCTGCTCATGGATGCGATCGAAAGCAAGCTGCAAGCTAATAGCCGCACGCCGCAAGCTTGA
- a CDS encoding energy transducer TonB — MTLPSDLPAELAHRGVRPADRLGFTLFLAALIHLALLLGVGFTMVEPKQISKTLEITLATFKSEKKPEKADFLAQEHQEGSGTLDKKAIPKTTEVAPFQDNQVKKVTPPPAAKPQVQEAAPKAAVTTVAPKPKKAPTKKEETKTEVKPTVEAPEFDSSQLSSDIASLEAELAKEQQLYAKRPRIHRLSAASTMRDKGAWYKDDWRKKVERIGNLNYPEEARRKQIYGNLRLMVSINRDGSLYEVLVLESSGQPLLDQAAQRIVRLAAPFAPFTGDLSDIDRLEIIRTWKFARGDKLSSN, encoded by the coding sequence ATGACCCTCCCGTCCGATCTGCCCGCAGAACTCGCCCACCGTGGCGTGCGCCCGGCCGATCGCCTCGGTTTTACCCTGTTCCTCGCGGCGCTGATCCATTTGGCGCTGCTGCTCGGCGTCGGCTTCACGATGGTCGAGCCCAAACAAATCAGCAAAACCCTGGAAATCACCCTCGCCACCTTCAAGAGCGAAAAGAAGCCGGAGAAGGCGGATTTTCTCGCTCAAGAGCATCAGGAAGGCAGCGGCACGCTGGACAAGAAGGCGATCCCGAAAACCACCGAGGTGGCGCCATTTCAGGACAATCAGGTCAAGAAAGTCACCCCGCCACCGGCTGCAAAGCCGCAAGTGCAGGAAGCCGCGCCCAAGGCTGCGGTGACGACTGTTGCGCCGAAACCGAAAAAAGCGCCGACCAAGAAAGAAGAAACCAAGACTGAAGTCAAACCGACGGTCGAGGCGCCGGAGTTCGATAGCTCGCAGCTGTCCAGCGACATCGCCAGCCTCGAAGCCGAACTGGCCAAGGAACAACAGCTGTACGCCAAGCGCCCGCGCATCCACCGCTTGAGCGCCGCCTCGACCATGCGTGACAAGGGTGCCTGGTACAAAGACGACTGGCGCAAGAAGGTCGAACGCATCGGCAACCTCAATTACCCCGAGGAAGCACGGCGCAAGCAGATCTACGGCAATTTGCGCCTGATGGTTTCGATCAATCGCGACGGCTCGCTGTATGAAGTGCTGGTGCTGGAATCGTCCGGCCAGCCGCTGCTGGATCAGGCGGCGCAGCGTATCGTCCGACTGGCGGCACCGTTTGCCCCGTTTACCGGGGACTTGTCGGATATCGACCGTCTGGAAATCATCCGTACCTGGAAATTCGCCCGAGGCGACAAGCTCTCGAGCAACTGA
- a CDS encoding YqgE/AlgH family protein: MKNVSPSYLKHQFLIAMPHMADPNFAHTLTYIVEHTANGAMGIVVNRPQELNLADILEQLRPDIDPPALCQHVPIFIGGPVQTDRGFVLHPAGKTFQATAQLDGDLALSTSQDVLFAIADGVGPAKSLIALGYAGWEAGQLEAEMADNAWLTCPYDADILFNTSSELRLEAAARHLGINLSLLTSQAGHA, from the coding sequence ATGAAAAACGTCAGCCCCAGCTACCTCAAGCATCAATTCCTGATCGCCATGCCACACATGGCCGACCCGAACTTTGCCCACACCTTGACCTACATCGTCGAGCACACGGCCAATGGCGCGATGGGGATTGTGGTCAATCGGCCGCAAGAGCTGAATCTGGCCGACATCCTTGAGCAGCTGCGCCCGGACATCGATCCGCCAGCACTCTGCCAGCACGTGCCGATCTTCATTGGCGGTCCGGTGCAGACCGATCGCGGTTTCGTGCTGCATCCGGCGGGCAAGACCTTCCAGGCCACCGCGCAACTGGACGGTGATCTGGCCCTGTCGACCTCGCAGGACGTGCTGTTTGCCATCGCTGACGGTGTAGGCCCGGCGAAAAGCCTGATTGCCCTCGGTTACGCCGGTTGGGAGGCAGGGCAACTGGAAGCCGAAATGGCCGACAACGCCTGGCTGACCTGCCCGTACGACGCCGACATCCTCTTCAACACCAGCAGCGAATTGCGCCTCGAAGCGGCGGCCCGGCATTTGGGGATCAACCTCAGCCTGCTGACCAGCCAGGCAGGTCACGCCTGA
- the ruvX gene encoding Holliday junction resolvase RuvX: MALRLILGFDYGTKQIGVAVGQVITGQARELCTLKAQNGVPDWNQVEALIKEWKPDAVVVGLPLNMDGTPSDMCVRAEKFARRLNGRFNLPFYTHDERLTTFEAKGERLARGGQKGSYRDNPVDAIAAALLLQGWLDENTALFES; this comes from the coding sequence ATGGCCCTGCGCCTGATTCTCGGCTTCGACTACGGCACCAAACAGATCGGCGTCGCGGTCGGCCAGGTGATTACCGGCCAGGCCCGCGAGCTGTGCACCTTGAAGGCACAGAACGGCGTGCCTGACTGGAACCAGGTCGAAGCCCTTATAAAAGAATGGAAACCTGACGCCGTGGTCGTCGGCCTGCCGCTGAACATGGACGGCACGCCGAGCGACATGTGCGTACGTGCGGAAAAGTTCGCCCGGCGCCTCAATGGCCGCTTCAACCTGCCCTTCTATACCCATGACGAGCGTCTGACCACGTTCGAGGCCAAAGGCGAACGACTGGCCCGTGGCGGTCAGAAAGGCAGTTACCGCGACAACCCGGTGGATGCCATCGCCGCCGCTCTGCTATTGCAGGGCTGGCTCGATGAAAACACTGCATTGTTTGAATCCTGA
- the pyrR gene encoding bifunctional pyr operon transcriptional regulator/uracil phosphoribosyltransferase PyrR, whose product MSLPNPADLISQMATRLKAHLAQREITEPRYIGIRTGGIWVAQALLKELGSDAPLGTLDVSFYRDDFSQNGLHPQVRPSALPFEIEGQHLVLIDDVLMSGRTIRAAMNELFDYGRPASVTLVCLLDLDAGELPIRPNVVGATLSLDAHERVKLSGPEPLTLELQDFNL is encoded by the coding sequence ATGAGCCTGCCAAATCCCGCCGATCTGATCAGCCAGATGGCGACCCGCCTCAAGGCGCACCTTGCCCAGCGTGAAATCACTGAACCGCGTTACATCGGCATTCGCACTGGCGGTATCTGGGTCGCGCAGGCTCTGCTCAAGGAATTGGGCAGCGACGCGCCACTGGGTACGCTGGATGTTTCTTTCTACCGCGACGACTTCAGCCAGAACGGCCTGCACCCGCAAGTGCGCCCGTCCGCCCTGCCCTTCGAGATCGAAGGCCAGCATCTGGTGCTGATCGACGACGTACTGATGAGCGGCCGCACCATCCGCGCCGCCATGAACGAATTGTTCGACTACGGCCGCCCGGCCAGCGTGACCCTGGTCTGCTTGTTGGACCTGGACGCCGGCGAGCTGCCGATCCGCCCGAACGTGGTCGGTGCGACGCTGTCGCTGGACGCTCACGAACGGGTGAAGCTGTCCGGCCCCGAGCCGCTGACGCTCGAACTGCAAGACTTCAACCTTTAA
- a CDS encoding aspartate carbamoyltransferase catalytic subunit: MTPLDTKRPLQLNDQGQLRHFLSLDGLRRELLTEILDTADSFLEVGARAVKKVPLLRGKTVCNVFFENSTRTRTTFELAAQRLSADVITLNVSTSSASKGETLLDTLRNLEAMAADMFVVRHGDSGAAHFIAEHVCPQVAIINGGDGRHAHPTQGMLDMLTIRRHKGGFENLSVAIVGDILHSRVARSNMLALKTLGCPDIRVIAPKTLLPIGIEQYGVKVYTDMTEGLKDVDVVIMLRLQRERMTGGLLPSEGEFYRLFGLTTARLAGAKPDCIVMHPGPINRGVEIESAVADGPHSVILNQVTYGIAIRMAVLSMAMSGQTAQRQFEQENAQ, translated from the coding sequence ATGACGCCTCTAGATACCAAGCGCCCGCTGCAGCTCAATGATCAGGGCCAGCTGCGCCACTTCCTCTCGCTCGACGGCCTGCGCCGCGAGTTGCTGACGGAAATCCTCGACACTGCCGACTCGTTCCTCGAAGTCGGTGCCCGGGCGGTGAAGAAAGTCCCGTTGCTGCGCGGCAAGACCGTGTGCAACGTGTTCTTCGAAAACTCCACGCGCACCCGCACCACCTTCGAACTGGCGGCCCAGCGGCTGTCGGCGGACGTGATCACCCTGAACGTGTCGACCTCGTCGGCAAGCAAGGGTGAAACGCTGCTCGACACCCTGCGCAACCTCGAAGCCATGGCCGCCGACATGTTTGTCGTGCGCCACGGTGATTCCGGTGCCGCGCACTTCATCGCCGAACATGTTTGCCCGCAAGTGGCGATCATCAACGGCGGCGACGGCCGTCATGCGCACCCGACGCAGGGCATGCTCGACATGCTCACCATTCGTCGGCACAAGGGTGGTTTCGAAAACCTTTCGGTGGCCATCGTCGGCGACATCCTGCACTCGCGGGTGGCACGTTCGAACATGCTCGCGTTGAAAACCCTCGGTTGCCCGGACATCCGCGTAATCGCGCCGAAAACCCTGCTGCCGATCGGCATCGAGCAATACGGTGTGAAGGTCTACACCGACATGACTGAAGGCCTGAAAGACGTCGACGTGGTGATCATGCTGCGCCTGCAGCGTGAACGCATGACTGGTGGCCTGTTGCCGAGCGAAGGTGAGTTCTACCGCTTATTCGGCCTGACCACCGCGCGTCTGGCCGGGGCCAAACCGGATTGCATCGTCATGCACCCGGGGCCGATCAACCGTGGCGTCGAAATCGAGTCCGCAGTGGCCGACGGCCCGCACTCGGTGATCCTCAATCAGGTGACCTACGGCATTGCGATTCGTATGGCTGTGTTGTCCATGGCCATGAGCGGACAAACCGCGCAGCGTCAATTCGAGCAGGAGAACGCCCAGTGA
- a CDS encoding dihydroorotase has translation MKLSILGARVIDPSSGLDQITDIHVEACKIVALGAAPAGFTAVETIDAQGLVAAPGLVDLNVALREPGYSRKGSIISETRAAAAGGVTSLCCPPKTKPVLDTSAVAELILDRAREAGNTKVFPIGALSKGLDGEQLAELVALRDAGCVAFGNGLESFRNTRTLCRALEYAATFDLTVIFNSQDHDLAEGGLAHEGAVASFLGLPGIPETAETVALARDLLLVEQTGVRAHFSQLTSARGVALIAQAQARGLKVTADVALYQLILTDEALIDFSSLYHVQPPLRTRADRDGLRAAVKSGVVSAISSHHQPHERDAKLAPFGATEPGISSVELLLPLAMTLVEDGLLDLPTLLARLSAGPAEALRLPAGKLAVGGAADIVLFDPQASTVAGEGWLSKGENCPFIGHTLPGVVRYTLVDGRISHQA, from the coding sequence GTGAAGCTCAGCATTCTCGGCGCACGCGTCATCGACCCAAGCAGCGGCCTGGATCAAATCACCGACATTCACGTTGAAGCCTGCAAGATCGTCGCCCTCGGCGCCGCCCCAGCGGGTTTCACGGCAGTTGAAACCATCGACGCCCAAGGCCTCGTCGCCGCTCCGGGCCTCGTCGATCTGAACGTGGCCCTGCGCGAGCCGGGTTACAGCCGTAAAGGCTCGATCATCAGCGAAACCCGCGCAGCGGCCGCCGGTGGAGTGACCAGCCTGTGCTGCCCGCCGAAAACCAAACCGGTGCTCGACACCTCCGCCGTGGCCGAGCTGATCCTCGACCGCGCCCGCGAAGCCGGCAACACCAAGGTGTTCCCGATTGGCGCGCTGAGCAAAGGTCTGGACGGCGAGCAACTGGCCGAGCTGGTGGCGCTGCGCGACGCCGGTTGTGTGGCGTTCGGCAACGGCCTGGAGAGTTTCCGCAACACCCGCACCCTGTGCCGGGCGCTGGAATATGCGGCGACGTTTGATCTGACGGTGATTTTCAACTCGCAGGATCATGATCTCGCCGAAGGCGGTCTGGCTCACGAAGGCGCGGTGGCCAGTTTCCTCGGCTTGCCGGGGATTCCGGAAACCGCTGAAACGGTGGCGCTGGCCCGGGATCTGTTGCTGGTTGAACAAACCGGCGTGCGCGCGCACTTCAGCCAACTGACCAGCGCTCGCGGTGTTGCCCTGATCGCGCAGGCTCAGGCCCGTGGTTTGAAGGTGACGGCGGATGTCGCGTTGTATCAGTTGATTCTGACTGACGAAGCGCTGATCGACTTCAGCAGTCTGTACCACGTGCAGCCACCGCTGCGTACGCGTGCTGACCGCGATGGCCTGCGTGCAGCGGTGAAGTCCGGGGTTGTGTCGGCGATCTCCAGCCATCACCAGCCGCACGAGCGCGACGCCAAACTGGCGCCGTTCGGCGCAACCGAGCCCGGCATCAGCAGTGTTGAACTGCTTTTGCCACTGGCGATGACGCTGGTTGAGGATGGTTTGCTCGATCTGCCGACGCTGCTGGCGCGTTTGAGCGCAGGCCCGGCTGAGGCATTGCGCCTGCCGGCGGGTAAGCTGGCGGTTGGTGGTGCGGCGGATATCGTGCTGTTCGACCCGCAGGCTTCGACGGTGGCTGGCGAAGGCTGGTTGTCGAAGGGCGAGAACTGCCCGTTCATCGGGCACACTTTGCCGGGTGTGGTTCGCTACACGCTAGTGGATGGGCGGATCAGCCACCAGGCTTGA
- a CDS encoding TM2 domain-containing protein produces the protein MNPYQQFVQQQDTHSKIIGYLLWIFGFTGAHRFYYGKPVTGTIWFFTFGLLGIGWLIDMFLIPAMDREADLRFTAGPIEYNVAWILLTFLGALGVHRMYQGKWISGLIYLLTGGLFFLGVLYDFWTLNDQVSVRNAEGRGAFQ, from the coding sequence ATGAACCCCTATCAACAATTCGTTCAGCAGCAAGATACGCACAGCAAAATCATTGGTTATCTGCTGTGGATTTTCGGTTTTACCGGCGCCCACCGCTTCTATTACGGCAAGCCGGTGACCGGGACGATCTGGTTCTTCACCTTCGGTCTGCTGGGTATTGGCTGGCTCATCGACATGTTTCTGATCCCGGCGATGGATCGCGAGGCGGATCTGCGTTTTACCGCAGGACCGATCGAATACAACGTGGCGTGGATTCTGCTGACGTTCCTTGGCGCGCTCGGCGTGCACCGGATGTATCAAGGCAAGTGGATCAGCGGACTGATTTATCTGCTCACGGGCGGGTTGTTCTTTCTGGGGGTACTGTATGACTTCTGGACGCTGAATGATCAGGTCTCCGTACGCAACGCCGAAGGCAGAGGCGCCTTCCAGTAA
- a CDS encoding C40 family peptidase, translating to MRPFFKTWLTICLLMPLAAHATNREQRLPNVNGFTPKSHASAPSSKSSKSKTTTLSSKSHSKLVPPMASKESSNVLSRAVNVLGTPYRWGGSSPSKGFDCSGLVKYAFNDATFDLPRTSNAMASGHGEKVERKDLKPGDLIFFNIKSRRVNHVAIYLGNDRFIHAPRRGKAVSIDTLNKPYWQQHYVVAKRVLPKEQSQMRVVQR from the coding sequence ATGCGACCATTTTTCAAGACATGGCTAACCATCTGCCTATTAATGCCACTGGCCGCCCACGCCACCAATCGTGAGCAACGTCTTCCTAACGTTAACGGCTTTACCCCTAAATCCCACGCTTCGGCTCCTTCGAGCAAAAGCAGCAAAAGCAAAACCACCACGCTGAGCAGCAAGAGCCACAGCAAGCTGGTGCCACCGATGGCGAGCAAGGAAAGCAGCAATGTGCTGAGCCGTGCGGTCAACGTCCTCGGTACACCTTATCGTTGGGGCGGCAGCAGCCCAAGTAAAGGTTTCGATTGCAGCGGTCTGGTGAAATACGCGTTCAACGACGCTACGTTCGACCTGCCACGCACCTCCAACGCCATGGCCAGCGGTCACGGCGAGAAAGTCGAGCGCAAGGATCTGAAGCCGGGCGACCTGATTTTCTTCAACATCAAGAGCCGTCGGGTCAACCACGTTGCCATCTACCTGGGCAACGACCGCTTCATCCACGCGCCTCGTCGGGGCAAAGCGGTGAGCATCGATACGCTGAACAAGCCGTATTGGCAGCAGCATTACGTGGTTGCCAAGCGTGTGTTGCCGAAGGAACAGAGCCAGATGCGCGTGGTTCAACGCTGA